One window of the Zygotorulaspora mrakii chromosome 6, complete sequence genome contains the following:
- the SHR5 gene encoding Shr5p (similar to Saccharomyces cerevisiae SHR5 (YOL110W); ancestral locus Anc_3.66), protein MRYYFSLPFFAQIVQCPHHKQALTIRGSKGATHPIRTRNMEPGILREHSPSAVNSDTISKHGTELPEVQDSNYPQKPVFFNYHEFSETYYIDLSLPCNQIEHSEAYGLCITHFPNIYAPMGSKVFEDTRIVRIPRRYETTLEYPDFSTCLPGLEPAALINEQEGRTRFVPHGIFDNRELFGYSSVSPLSDFFTETEFEEIITSINENMCKASRIYSWFNLLTLVADMLTLGLWHWLSARYITPDPMQEVEDHIAKLNELPAFKKRNIKILSPRRSGYLSVCA, encoded by the coding sequence ATGCGATActatttttctttaccaTTTTTTGCCCAAATTGTGCAATGCCCACATCATAAACAAGCCTTGACAATAAGAGGCAGCAAAGGCGCAACTCATCCTATAAGAACTCGAAATATGGAGCCTGGTATCCTGCGAGAGCACTCTCCGAGTGCTGTGAATAGTGACACTATTTCTAAGCATGGGACAGAGCTCCCTGAAGTGCAAGACTCTAATTATCCACAAAAACccgtcttcttcaattaCCACGAATTTTCAGAGACCTACTACATTGATTTGAGTTTACCTTGCAACCAGATTGAGCATTCAGAGGCATATGGCTTATGTATAACTCACTTTCCCAATATTTATGCGCCCATGGGTTCGAAAGTGTTCGAAGACACAAGAATCGTTCGAATCCCAAGACGATATGAAACGACTCTAGAATATCCTGATTTCAGTACCTGCTTACCGGGATTAGAGCCAGCAGCACTAATAAATGAGCAAGAGGGCAGAACCAGATTTGTTCCGCACggaatttttgataatagaGAACTATTTGGTTATTCTTCTGTCAGCCCCCTAAGTGATTTCTTTACAGAGACCgagtttgaagaaatcattaCCTCtatcaatgaaaatatgTGCAAAGCCTCAAGGATATACTCTTGGTTCAATTTACTTACTCTGGTGGCCGACATGCTAACCCTGGGGTTGTGGCATTGGCTCTCTGCTAGGTATATTACTCCGGATCCGATGCAAGAGGTAGAAGATCACATTGCGAAGCTAAACGAATTGCCAGCATTTAAAAAGCGTAACATCAAGATACTTTCACCAAGAAGATCAGGGTATTTATCAGTATGTGCATAG
- the PUS4 gene encoding pseudouridine synthase PUS4 (similar to Saccharomyces cerevisiae PUS4 (YNL292W); ancestral locus Anc_3.67): protein MNGIFAIDKPGGITSNQFMMKLQHALTSSQIFSKEIQRATAERMREYQQQTGKKASKRKLRKVSKVKMGHGGTLDPLASGVLVIGIGSGTKKLANYLSGTVKEYEAEALFGVSTTSGDVEGEILSRNSVAHLNTEDIKSVEEKFKGCLKQTPPIFAALKMNGKPLYEYAREGKPLPRAIEPRQVTIYDLKLFPDTLSKNHKYPILRPESGEVKDDIKLLNSGLLDDTLYFSKEYCESRGMESEVAQIERPLPITEQETGQIEKFGNEYRAPLLHFTAKVSSGTYIRSLISDIGKAVRSSSYMVKLTRSQQQDWSLNRRNVFKLEDFIQRDEKVWSKVLELVLEKGAEIDVVDELAKAEKEFASEKQKTEKINQVNDDHNESNLSTETLAVETHPNEANTKKRTIDEIE, encoded by the coding sequence ATGAATGGTATTTTTGCTATTGATAAGCCAGGAGGAATTACTTCAAATCAATTCATGATGAAGTTGCAACACGCTTTAACAAGTAGTCAGATATTCTCAAAGGAAATTCAGCGTGCTACCGCTGAGAGAATGAGAGAGTATCAGCAACAAACAGGTAAGAAAGCAAGTAAGAGGAAGTTACGAAAGGTTTCCAAAGTGAAGATGGGCCATGGGGGTACTCTCGACCCGTTGGCTTCCGGTGTTTTGGTAATCGGAATTGGCAGCGGTACTAAAAAACTAGCCAATTACTTATCTGGCACTGTGAAGGAGTATGAGGCTGAGGCACTTTTTGGTGTTTCGACTACATCAGGAGATGTCGAAGGTGAAATTCTGTCACGAAACTCCGTGGCACACCTGAATACCGAAGATATCAAGAGCGTGGAAGAGAAATTCAAAGGATGTTTAAAGCAAACACCACCTATCTTTGCTGCACTCAAGATGAATGGCAAGCCATTGTATGAATATGCTAGGGAGGGGAAACCTTTACCGCGTGCCATTGAACCAAGACAAGTGACTATTTacgatttgaaattgtttcCTGACAccttatcaaaaaatcataaaTATCCAATATTAAGGCCGGAATCTGGAGAAGTAAAAGATGACatcaaacttttgaattctgGTCTTCTTGACGATACGCTATATTTCTCAAAGGAATATTGCGAAAGTCGGGGTATGGAGTCAGAAGTAGctcaaattgaaagacCATTACCAATAACTGAACAAGAAACTGGGCAGatcgaaaaatttggaaacgAGTACCGCGCACCGTTATTGCATTTTACTGCCAAAGTTTCTTCGGGTACATACATACGATCGCTCATTAGTGACATTGGTAAAGCAGTCAGAAGCTCGTCCTACATGGTAAAACTTACGCGTTCACAGCAGCAGGATTGGTCCTTGAATAGACGAAATGTTTTCAAGCTGGAGGATTTTATTCAAAGGGATGAAAAAGTTTGGAGTAAAGTGTTGGAACTTGTATTAGAGAAGGGAGCTGAAATCGATGTTGTTGACGAGCTGgcaaaagctgaaaaagagtttgcaagtgaaaaacaaaagacTGAGAAAATTAATCAGGTAAATGATGATCACAATGAATCTAATCTCTCTACGGAAACACTAGCTGTGGAGACGCACCCAAATGAGGCTAATAccaaaaagagaacaatCGATGAAATAGAGTAG
- the MID1 gene encoding Mid1p (similar to Saccharomyces cerevisiae MID1 (YNL291C); ancestral locus Anc_3.68), whose product MMQFVTMRIQRWHWILTLYALFSLVAAFGATFGLQQEKRFLKGFDQDISYHDYDGDATGLDRYSDNSNSTGILDSNHIYEWTPISTNISAGQRDVFTFSVESLSSSPKKLSTFEVMIFLSGNICNQPTDTTDKLLRVTYSFDEIILSNSSMGECAYFTNGYMQALATCPLKDISNGSVAAYPYLYVVVEAVNVTTNEILPLGAEALNDVWHYEMTVSENDLVYQWDSRQSLDILDTDHNSALVATDRGLSILSYLNGVKEDTVNNSVPIDSSLYDIYLYSEEEASKIEDSLKLSLCAVTSGSYLATSANKNYTGDRDYRTSLDNLDLEIIKSPANRTWHYQEQFYITGLNSSSSYTVYLTKKIGRAGNLSQVGGVLFSKSTFSTRNSNDCSLIFGLDFCSGVAYSVPNSASQPNNKTFLAEQFDNLAKSSYVGFSKALQNIPCNIELDAKYSPLRTCDDCAHSYKNWLCAVTIPRCSAEASDIYKRRDKDKNRSHFLSESFRASADYYEILPCVEMCYSLVRDCPSEFQFSCPDSLVHKDLFHMSYNFFDPYSNIMTCNFIGNDTDIFISLFNAQKDEG is encoded by the coding sequence ATGATGCAGTTCGTTACAATGCGAATCCAGCGCTGGCACTGGATACTGACTTTGTATGCTCTGTTTAGTCTTGTGGCAGCATTTGGTGCTACCTTTGGACTCcagcaagaaaagagatttCTGAAAGGTTTTGATCAAGATATATCGTATCACGACTACGACGGTGACGCTACCGGCTTAGATCGGTACAGTGATAACAGTAACAGCACTGGAATACTCGACTCTAATCACATTTATGAATGGACACCAATATCTACAAACATATCTGCTGGCCAACGAGACGTATTTACCTTCTCGGTAGaatctctttcttccagtCCGAAAAAGCTCTCTACATTTGAAGTCATGATCTTTCTAAGTGGCAACATTTGTAATCAACCCACTGATACAACTGACAAGTTACTTCGAGTTACGTACTCCTtcgatgaaattattttgtcaaattcatcaatggGAGAATGCGCCTATTTTACTAACGGCTATATGCAAGCATTAGCCACATGTCCCTTAAAGGATATCAGTAACGGATCTGTTGCTGCATATCCCTATCTTTatgttgttgttgaagcTGTCAATGTGACAACGAATGAAATATTGCCATTAGGTGCAGAAGCCTTAAACGATGTTTGGCACTATGAAATGACTGTCTCTGAAAACGACTTAGTTTACCAATGGGATAGCAGGCAATCGTTAGATATTTTGGATACTGATCATAATTCGGCGTTAGTTGCTACTGATCGTGGCCTTTCCATTCTTTCGTATTTAAATGGTGTGAAAGAAGATACTGTAAATAATAGCGTTCCAATCGATTCTTCACTTTATGATATTTATCTGTattctgaagaagaggcttcaaaaattgaagattcCTTGAAGCTTTCCCTATGTGCAGTAACCAGCGGTTCATATTTGGCAACTTCAGCCAATAAAAATTATACAGGTGACCGAGACTATAGAACTTCTTTGGACAATCTTGATTTGGAAATTATTAAAAGTCCTGCCAATCGCACATGGCATTATCAGGAACAGTTTTACATTACAGGATTAAACAGCTCATCAAGTTACACAGTCTATCtaacgaaaaaaataggAAGAGCTGGAAATCTATCTCAGGTTGGCGgtgttttattttcaaagagcaCTTTTTCTACAAGAAACTCTAACGATTGTTCATTAATATTCGGTCTGGATTTTTGCTCCGGTGTGGCATATTCGGTTCCTAATTCAGCCTCGCAACCTAACAACAAAACTTTCTTGGCTGAACAATTTGATAACTTGGCAAAATCATCGTATGTGGGCTTCAGTAAGGCTCTACAGAATATTCCGTGTAATATAGAACTTGATGCTAAGTATTCGCCACTAAGAACGTGTGATGATTGCGCACACTCATATAAAAACTGGTTGTGTGCTGTGACAATACCGAGGTGTAGCGCTGAAGCATCAGATATTTACAAACGAAGGGACAAAGACAAGAATAGAAGTCATTTCTTGAGTGAGTCCTTTAGGGCAAGCGCTGACTATTACGAGATATTGCCATGTGTCGAGATGTGTTATAGTCTCGTGCGAGATTGCCCAAGTGAATTTCAATTTAGTTGCCCAGATTCACTTGTGCATAAAGATTTATTTCACATGAGTTACAATTTCTTTGATCCATACTCTAACATCATGACGTGCAACTTTATTGGTAATGATACAGACATTTTTATAAGTTTATTTAATGCTCAAAAAGATGAGGGGTAG
- the RFC3 gene encoding replication factor C subunit 3 (similar to Saccharomyces cerevisiae RFC3 (YNL290W); ancestral locus Anc_3.69), with product MSDTYYAINDDNLPWVEKYRPETLDDVYGQSTVVTTIRKFIEEGKLPHLLFYGPPGTGKTSTIVALAREIYGKNYSNMVLELNASDDRGIDVVRNQIKDFASTRQIFSKGFKLIILDEADAMTNAAQNALRRIIEKYTKNTRFCILANYVHKLTPALLSRCTRFRFQPLPREALDRRMNMVLINEHLKITSEARDALLKLSRGDMRRVLNVLQASKSTLDDPINEEITADVIYECCGAPRPADIETILESILKDDWTTAYYTLTKLCSTKGLALVDLLEAISEVLEQYELQNEETRIELLTKMADIEYSISKGGNDKIQSSALIGAIKTSFENEV from the coding sequence ATGTCTGATACATATTACGCTATcaatgatgataatctGCCATGGGTAGAAAAGTATAGACCAGAGACGCTAGATGATGTTTACGGGCAATCTACAGTTGTCACGACAATCCGCAAATTCATTGAGGAAGGTAAGTTGCCCCACCTGCTTTTCTATGGTCCTCCCGGTACGGGTAAAACGTCTACTATAGTAGCATTAGCGCGAGAGATATATGGCAAGAACTACTCTAATATGGTATTGGAACTAAACGCATCTGACGATAGAGGTATTGACGTCGTGAGAAATCAGATAAAAGATTTTGCATCGACAAGACAGATTTTTTCGAAAGGGTTCAAATTGATCATTCTTGATGAAGCGGATGCAATGACAAATGCTGCACAAAATGCATTGAGGAGAATCATCGAAAAATACACCAAGAACACAAGGTTCTGCATCTTGGCAAATTATGTACATAAACTAACACCCGCGTTATTGAGTAGATGCACAAGGTTTAGATTTCAGCCTTTACCAAGAGAGGCACTGGATCGCAGAATGAACATGGTATTGATTAATGAACATTTAAAGATAACTTCAGAAGCAAGGGACGCGTTGTTGAAACTATCCAGAGGCGATATGAGACGTGTGCTGAACGTCCTACAGGCCAGTAAGTCTACGCTGGATGACCCCATCAACGAAGAGATAACGGCCGACGTAATATATGAGTGCTGTGGTGCCCCAAGACCTGCCGATATCGAGACAATCCTGGAGTCCATTTTGAAGGATGACTGGACGACGGCGTACTACACGCTGACAAAGCTGTGTAGCACGAAGGGACTGGCCCTAGTCGACCTGCTCGAAGCGATATCTGAGGTTTTGGAACAGTACGAACTACAAAATGAAGAGACTAGAATCGAATTACTGACGAAAATGGCCGATATCGAGTATTCTATTTCCAAAGGTGGAAACGATAAGATACAAAGCAGTGCATTAATAGGTGCCATAAAGACGAGTTTCGAGAATGAAGTATGA
- the PCL1 gene encoding Pcl1p (similar to Saccharomyces cerevisiae PCL1 (YNL289W); ancestral locus Anc_3.70) → MSEYHKALKVLMQSPVTDDMIKFLTNQTLRVLPNVQTPAQTSAYPSPPSSPPKKHLQPQRLPSLMSFISRLVRHTNVYTSTLLTTVCYLNKLKCILPRDATGLPSTIHRIFLACLVLSAKFHNDSSPLNRHWAKYTDGLFSLEDLNLMERQLIQLLNWDLRVTNDDLILDLRFLLEPIVADIEKTSRQRKRIEKQKLLQQQRHRMIESAGTVRSLSNSSSTTKLYDHQRNVSICSDLSSSTLVDYDLNANTTPKPAANTKKACRNSWEALEHELNQVLMQHDTCSDTYNACNY, encoded by the coding sequence ATGTCCGAATACCACAAAGCGCTAAAAGTCCTGATGCAGTCTCCGGTCACGGACGACATGATCAAATTTCTCACCAACCAGACTCTCAGAGTCCTGCCCAACGTGCAAACCCCGGCCCAAACCTCCGCCTACCCCAGCCCCCCAAGCTCCCCACCCAAGAAGCACCTCCAGCCGCAGAGATTGCCGTCCCTGATGAGTTTCATCAGCAGGCTCGTCAGACACACAAACGTATACACCTCGACCCTGCTCACCACCGTCTGCTATCTGAACAAGCTGAAGTGCATACTACCGAGGGACGCGACGGGGCTGCCATCAACCATACACCGCATATTCCTGGCCTGCCTCGTGCTCAGTGCCAAGTTCCACAACGACTCCTCCCCACTGAACAGGCACTGGGCGAAGTACACGGACGGCCTGTTCTCGCTGGAAGACCTGAATCTGATGGAAAGACAGCTGATTCAACTGCTGAACTGGGACCTGAGGGTAACAAACGACGATCTGATACTGGACCTGAGATTCCTACTAGAGCCCATAGTCGCGGACATCGAGAAGACCTCCAgacagagaaaaagaatcgAAAAGCAGAAGCTGCTACAACAACAAAGACACAGAATGATCGAAAGTGCTGGCACAGTGAGATCACTGTCAAACAGCAGTAGCACGACCAAACTCTACGACCACCAAAGAAACGTGTCCATATGTTCTGACCTGAGCTCGAGCACACTGGTAGACTACGATTTGAACGCTAACACCACGCCTAAACCGGCCGCCAACACGAAAAAAGCGTGTCGAAATAGCTGGGAGGCTCTGGAACACGAGCTGAATCAGGTTCTCATGCAGCACGACACCTGCAGTGACACCTACAATGCGTGCAACTACTAG
- the CAF40 gene encoding CCR4-NOT core subunit CAF40 (similar to Saccharomyces cerevisiae CAF40 (YNL288W); ancestral locus Anc_3.72) — protein MFNSAYQAPMLPQQGGPHAIPQGIPQAMPQGQGGPQGTSQSGPSVQGNIAMHALDDPNVYHWICQLTYGPQKEQALLELGRKREQFDDLAIILWSSFGVMTSLINEIISVYPMLQPQLLSNQLSNRVCNALVLLQCVASHSETKHLFLQAHIPLFLFPFLNTTSRQRTFEYLRLTSLGVIGALVKNDSQEVINFLLRTDIIPLCLRIMQSSSELSKTVAIFILQKIVLDDIGLQYICATMERFYAVTNVLKDMIDQLTLHTPPGRLLKHIIRCYLRLSDNLEARGLLKIALPPKLRDNTFTEVLRDDVGSKRCLAQLLLTLNEDSTTAPINPSLHRIQVPPGTNNNNNSNSNIINNNGTSSTVI, from the coding sequence ATGTTCAACAGTGCTTACCAGGCTCCCATGCTGCCACAACAAGGTGGTCCGCATGCCATTCCGCAAGGCATCCCGCAGGCCATGCCACAGGGACAGGGTGGTCCGCAAGGCACGTCACAGAGCGGACCGTCTGTTCAGGGCAATATCGCAATGCACGCTCTGGATGATCCAAACGTCTATCACTGGATCTGTCAGCTGACCTACGGTCCCCAAAAGGAACAGGCACTGCTAGAACTGGGTCGTAAGCGCGAACAGTTTGACGATTTGGCTATTATACTTTGGTCGTCGTTCGGTGTAATGACGTCACTAATCAACGAGATCATTTCTGTTTATCCCATGTTGCAGCCTCAACTGTTGTCAAACCAACTTTCCAATAGAGTGTGCAACGCATTGGTTCTCCTGCAATGTGTCGCGTCTCATTCAGAAACAAAGCACCTGTTTCTCCAAGCTCATATTCCATTATTTCTGTTTCCATTTTTAAATACGACCTCACGACAGagaacttttgaatatctCAGACTGACTTCTTTAGGTGTGATTGGTGCGCTGGTCAAGAACGATTCGCAGGAGGTGATAAATTTCCTGTTGAGAACAGATATCATTCCTTTATGTTTGAGGATTATGCAATCTTCCTCAGAGCTGTCCAAAACTGTCGCAATCtttattcttcaaaagattgtACTCGATGACATTGGTCTCCAATACATTTGCGCCACCATGGAGCGCTTCTATGCCGTGACGAATGTTCTCAAAGATATGATCGACCAGTTGACTCTTCATACGCCCCCAGGCAGGTTGCTCAAACATATTATAAGATGTTACCTGAGATTGAGTGATAATTTAGAAGCAAGAGgacttttgaaaattgccTTACCTCCAAAGCTGAGAGACAATACTTTTACTGAAGTACTGAGAGATGATGTAGGCTCGAAGAGATGCTTAGCTCAACTATTACTAACTTTGAACGAGGATTCTACCACTGCACCAATAAATCCGTCATTACACCGTATTCAAGTCCCTCCAGGTAcaaataataacaataatagtaatagcaacattatcaacaacaacGGCACCTCATCAACAGTCATTTAA
- the SEC21 gene encoding coatomer subunit gamma (similar to Saccharomyces cerevisiae SEC21 (YNL287W); ancestral locus Anc_3.73) yields the protein MSTHTYKKFESSESGDLPDKMTIYQSCMSEFNESQINAKKCRLLIARLLRLLANGETFPETEATALFFSISKLFQHPNDSLRQAVYLAIKELSGISEDVLMATSSIMKDVQNGSDLVKPDAIRSLTAVLDESTAFSAERLLKSALVNKHPSISSAALCTSYHLLPIAETTVKRFANETQEAVVDLKPFPHKNIVGDYYPNSTFITQYHALGLLYQLKKNDKMALLKMIRQFSDNNMLKNQLAKVELVKLVNEVTTKDPQLFIDFQPLLNDWLSNKFESVQLETAKLITNFATRNSRLISSELFAAAITTLQSLLTVPRTSPKFAALRILNRISMVSPEKIVVCNPELESLINDSNRNISTYAITTLLKTGTAKNISSLISTITKFIHDVSDDFKIIIIDAIRSLSLNFPNEWKSIVNFLIDVLKNGEGGFKFKNNVVEALIDIVSFVPQAKETALENLCDFIEDCEFNEILVRILHLLGKEGPSTSTPSLYVRHIYNRVVLENSIIRSAAVISLSKFALSKNDSTLTESIISLLKRIANDQDDEVRDRATISLKFIDSARKSNNQEAQVFIESKYSYDLSALESKLATYISSDKDSFSTPFDVKAIRRFTEDEAKAMELRRKQDQFLKGNLENGRESTPGFTEESAIADSNENSNFSGPSLDDHEQDLLSTKYVDELMSIDQIKKFGSLVNSSKAVALTDPEAEFIVRGVKHLFKENVVFQFNITNTLTDTALDNVTLTCTPENPDESQLEELFTIPIVRLLPSEEGACYVAFSKSEEIVMENFLNTLTFTTRELNQETNEPFEGDEGFQDEYDIDSIFLNAGDYIKSSFVGDFSSTFDELPNEEVAVYNVKENISLQEIVDRLIVNTSCLPLESTQYASSDSNSHTLKLFGKSALKGSKIAVIVQLIKTSKGIAMKAQGRAEDVTLCADLVNGLM from the coding sequence ATGTCCACTCACACctataaaaaatttgagagCTCCGAGTCAGGGGATCTTCCTGACAAGATGACAATTTATCAGAGTTGTATGAGTGAATTCAATGAGTCACAAATtaatgcaaaaaaatgtcGTTTATTAATTGCTAGATTATTGAGGCTGTTAGCTAATGGGGAGACTTTCCCAGAGACCGAAGCAACagctcttttcttttcgatttcaaaattgtttcaACATCCAAATGATTCATTAAGACAAGCTGTTTATTTAGCTATTAAAGAGTTAAGTGGCATTTCGGAAGATGTTTTAATGGcaacttcatcaattatGAAAGATGTACAAAATGGCTCCGATTTGGTCAAGCCAGATGCAATTCGTTCATTGACTGCGGTTCTGGATGAATCTACTGCGTTTTCTGCTGAAAGATTATTGAAAAGTGCTTTAGTCAATAAACATCCATCGATTTCTTCTGCAGCGCTTTGTACCTCTTATCATCTTTTACCGATTGCAGAAACTACGGTGAAGAGATTTGCAAATGAAACTCAAGAGGCCGTTGTGGATTTGAAACCCTTTCCACATAAAAATATTGTTGGTGATTACTATCCAAACTCAACATTTATTACACAATATCATGCTCTTGGCTTGctttatcaattgaaaaagaatgataAAATGGCGTTATTAAAAATGATCAGACAGTTTTCTGATAATAACATgttaaaaaatcaattaGCAAAAGTTGAATTGGTTAAATTGGTTAATGAAGTAACAACAAAGGATCCACAATTATTCATTGATTTTCAACCATTATTAAATGATTGGTTATCAAATAAATTTGAGTCTGTTCAATTAGAGACTGCAAAGTTAATCACAAATTTTGCCACTCGTAATTCTCGTTTAATTTCATCAGAGCTCTTTGCTGCAGCTATAACAACCCTACAATCTCTTTTGACAGTTCCGCGTACTTCACCAAAATTTGCTGCTTTGAGAATTTTAAACAGAATTTCAATGGTGTCTCcggaaaaaattgttgtttGTAATCCAGAATTGGAATCATTGATAAATGACTCCAATAGAAATATTTCGACGTATGCGATTACGACATTACTTAAAACAGGTAcagcaaaaaatatttcttctttgatttcgaCAATTACTAAATTTATTCATGATGTTTCAGATGACTTTAAAATAATTATTATTGATGCCATCCGTTCTTTGTCAttaaattttccaaatgaaTGGAAATCTATCGTTAATTTTTTGATcgatgttttgaaaaatggtgaagGAGGgttcaaattcaaaaacaatgTTGTGGAGGCATTAATCGATATCGTATCATTTGTACCACAAGCAAAAGAGACTGCATTAGAGAATCTCTGtgattttattgaagaCTGTGAATTTAACGAAATATTGGTTAGAATTTTACATTTACTTGGTAAGGAAGGTCCATCAACTTCTACGCCATCGCTTTATGTCAGACATATTTACAATAGAGTTGTACTGGAAAACTCAATTATTAGGTCGGCAGCTGTTATTTCATTATCCAAATTTGCActgtcaaaaaatgattctACTTTGACTGAATCAATTATTAGtctattgaaaagaatCGCAAACGatcaagatgatgaagttaGGGATAGAGCAACCATTTCCTTGAAATTTATCGATTCAGcaagaaaatcaaataatCAAGAAGCTCAAGTATTCATTGAATCCAAATATAGTTATGACCTTTCAGCGTTAGAATCAAAATTGGCAACATATATCTCCTCAGACAAGGATTCTTTCAGTACTCCATTTGATGTTAAAGCAATTCGTAGATTTACGGAAGATGAAGCAAAAGCAATGGAATTGAGGAGGAAGCaagatcaatttttgaagggTAACTTGGAAAATGGAAGAGAGTCAACTCCAGGTTTCACTGAAGAAAGTGCGATCGCTGATTCTAATGAAAATAGTAATTTCTCTGGTCCTAGCTTGGATGATCATGAGCAAGATTTATTGTCGACTAAATATGTCGATGAACTAATGTCTATTGatcaaatcaagaaatttggaTCACTAGTAAATAGTTCTAAAGCAGTTGCTTTGACTGACCCTGAGGCAGAATTTATTGTTCGCGGTGTTAAACACTTATTCAAGGAGAATGTTGTCTTCCAATTTAACATTACTAATACTTTAACGGACACAGCATTAGACAACGTTACATTGACATGTACTCCAGAAAATCCAGATGAGTCTCAACTAGAAGAATTATTCACCATACCCATCGTTAGACTCTTACCTTCAGAAGAAGGTGCTTGTTACGTTGCCTTCTCCAAGTCGGAGGAAATTGTCATGGAAAATTTCTTAAATACTCTGACGTTTACCACAAGAGAACTAAATCAAGAAACAAACGAACCATTTGAAGGCGACGAAGGCTTCCAAGATGAATATGACATTgattcaatatttttaaatGCCGGTGATTATATTAAATCATCCTTTGTTGGTGATTTCTCGTCCACCTTTGACGAATTACCAAACGAAGAAGTAGCTGTTTACAATGTTaaagaaaatatatcattgcaagaaattgttgatagaCTGATCGTAAACACGAGCTGTTTGCCGTTAGAGAGTACACAATATGCGTCCAGTGACTCTAACTCACacactttgaaattatttggTAAAAGTGCATTGAAGGGATCAAAGATTGCTGTTATTGTGCAATTAATTAAGACATCAAAGGGAATCGCCATGAAAGCTCAAGGAAGGGCGGAAGATGTAACTTTGTGTGCTGACCTGGTCAATGGTTTAATGTGA
- the CUS2 gene encoding U2 snRNP complex subunit CUS2 (similar to Saccharomyces cerevisiae CUS2 (YNL286W); ancestral locus Anc_3.74), translated as MDKEELELKCHLKEIKKKELQRRKLEQSKRKDITEEKKYEPTAIYISNLSTKDIDEQQLINEFSKYGAIRKDQEGNVRCKLYKDSEGKLKGDALIIYVRKESVPMAIEMMDGYRFKNSVLDVKVADFENQRKRSFEPEDSDNSEKTKKQQKTLSGPRESKKMQQVSQKFEENQDKIVRSIKISNIVGIYDQLSKEELNDIKADILEGCLDFGPVEDVQLSPDSGEAAVVFKYLKDAQSCSKKMNGRFFGGRELVSFLMNEEVSSQSDNLKNYALEDDLIE; from the coding sequence ATGGACAAGGAAGAGCTAGAGCTCAAGTGCCATTTGAAAgagatcaaaaagaaagagctgCAGAGAAGAAAACTCGAACAATCCAAACGAAAAGATAttacagaagaaaaaaagtacGAACCGACAGCTATATACATTTCAAATCTATCAACGAAAGATATCGATGAACAGCAGCTTATAAATGAGTTCTCCAAATATGGAGCGAtaagaaaagatcaagaagGTAATGTCCGATGTAAACTCTATAAAGACTCTGAGGGAAAACTAAAGGGTGATGCGTTGATCATATATGTCAGAAAGGAGAGTGTGCCAATGGCAATTGAAATGATGGATGGATATAGGTTCAAAAACTCAGTACTCGATGTGAAAGTGgctgattttgaaaatcaaagaaagagatcATTTGAACCAGAGGACAGTGACAATAGCGAGAAAACCAAAAAACAACAGAAAACGTTATCAGGACCACGGGAAAGTAAGAAAATGCAGCAGGTGTCGCAAAAATTcgaagaaaatcaagacAAGATTGTAAGAAGTATCAAAATCAGTAATATTGTTGGTATTTACGATCAATTAAGCAAAGAGGAGTTGAACGACATAAAAGCGGATATTCTTGAAGGATGCTTGGATTTTGGACCTGTTGAAGATGTTCAACTATCTCCAGATTCGGGTGAGGCCGCTGTAGTCTTCAAATATTTAAAAGATGCTCAGAGCTgttccaaaaaaatgaatggGAGGTTTTTTGGCGGAAGAGAACTggtatcatttttgatgaatgaaGAGGTCTCTTCACAAAGcgataatttgaaaaattacgCATTGGAAGATGACCTTATAGAGTAA